One region of Armigeres subalbatus isolate Guangzhou_Male chromosome 3, GZ_Asu_2, whole genome shotgun sequence genomic DNA includes:
- the LOC134222760 gene encoding zinc finger protein 79-like, giving the protein MNKTNAFKKDIVMEVCRTCMTAHQNKRQRKQIPIFSMLDGAVIANIITECTAVQINENDPLPAVICTECFSTLKSVIAFIKTARISDRELRKIGEQEQAAVCSQIKAEISEEIHFHNIKCEPLESLVDGTGEDAASESDNGVPGNDSDSDWKASDDELFRSVKRTKLESKSKAKRRKRVERQPVQSEDDLKLNEKEQEWFTAITVDTGNHICCGCLQIFQTAEELDTHRSTSHVWKNEKMRKPNSKPLCNGCLLRFKSTHSLNYHINRVRLLKVIWECKKCKLRFKIAGTRRKHLRGHRDDEPVALIARVKETTKQELGWVCCGTKCKESFTTEQDLMAHTKAAHWIEKQEADLESTDKPEQCQVCYRRFAESRGLIAHQKRKYKHRNLQCALCGLKFFGAFDLRAHEAIEHGGREYKCDICDKKYISKLTLMQHIKTIHTDEKPYQCAVCGMRFRLKYGLKTHMSNHIDNPQYKCEVCSKMFKAKLHLRYHMRTHTGERPYKCRFCSHAFANHPNFRRHEMTHTDDKPHKCSHCEKSFILKRMLKEHERTHSGRCEDKKALATTNLTSTKKSRSKSIAMINKHLAQ; this is encoded by the exons ATGAATAAAACAAATGCCTTCAAGAAAGATATTGTGATGGAAGTATGCCGAACCTGTATGACCGCACATCAGAACAAGCGCCAACGTAAACAGATTCCGATTTTTTCCATGTTGGATGGTGCAGTCATAGCGAACATAATTACGGAATGCACCGCCGTTCAG ATTAACGAGAATGATCCCCTACCTGCGGTAATTTGTACCGAATGTTTTTCAACATTAAAATCGGTGATCGCCTTTATAAAAACCGCACGTATTTCCGATCGCGAGCTACGTAAGATTGGCGAGCAAGAACAAGCCGCAGTATGCAGTCAAATAAAGGCAGAAATATCCGAGGAAATCCACTTCCATAACATAAAATGTGAACCCCTGGAGTCCTTGGTAGATGGAACTGGTGAAGATGCTGCTTCCGAGAGTGATAATGGTGTACCTGGCAATGATAGCGATAGCGATTGGAAAGCAAGCGATGATGAGTTGTTTCGATCGGTAAAGCGTACTAAGCTTGAATCGAAATCCAAAGCAAAACGTCGGAAAAGAGTTGAACGTCAACCGGTGCAAAGTGAAGACGATTTGAAACTTAACGAAAAAGAGCAAGAATGGTTTACGGCTATTACAGTTGATACTGGCAATCATATTTGCTGCGGTTGCTTACAGATATTTCAGACAGCCGAGGAGTTGGACACTCATCGTAGCACATCCCATGtttggaaaaatgaaaaaatgcgaaaaccaaattcaaaACCGCTCTGCAACGGTTGCCTCCTCAGGTTCAAATCAACGCATAGTTTGAACTACCACATTAATCGTGTGCGActtttgaaagttatttgggaatgcaaaaaatgcaaaCTTCGTTTCAAAATCGCCGGTACCCGGCGAAAGCATCTCAGAGGCCATCGGGATGACGAGCCTGTGGCTTTGATAGCCCGGGTCAAAGAAACAACCAAACAAGAACTCGGTTGGGTCTGCTGTGGTACAAAGTGCAAAGAATCGTTCACAACCGAGCAGGATCTAATGGCTCATACGAAAGCAGCTCATTGGATCGAAAAGCAGGAAGCGGACCTGGAGTCTACTGATAAACCGGAACAGTGCCAGGTGTGCTACCGAAGATTTGCGGAGAGTAGAGGATTAATTGCCCATCAAAAACGAAAATACAAACATAGAAATCTGCAATGTGCGCTATGTGGGCTGAAATTTTTCGGTGCCTTCGATCTGCGCGCACACGAAGCAATCGAACATGGAGGTAGGGAATACAAATGTGACATATGCGATAAGAAATACATCTCGAAGTTAACTTTGATGCAGCATATCAAAACAATTCACACGGATGAGAAGCCCTATCAG TGTGCCGTTTGCGGGATGAGATTTCGACTGAAGTATGGATTAAAAACTCACATGTCCAATCATATAGACAATCCGCAGTACAAGTGTGAG GTTTGCTCGAAAATGTTTAAAGCAAAACTACACCTACGCTATCATATGCGAACTCACACTGGAGAGCGACCGTACAAATGTAGATTTTGCAGCCACGCCTTCGCCAACCATCCCAACTTCAGGAGACATGAAATGACTCATACAG ATGATAAACCCCATAAGTGCTCACATTGCGAAAAGTCTTTCATTTTAAAACGCATGCTAAAAGAGCATGAAAGAACTCACAGTGGGCGTTGTGAAGATAAGAAAGCACTTGCAACGACAAACCTAACCTCCACAAAAAAGAGCCGATCAAAGAGCATCGCAATGATTAATAAGCATCtggctcaataa